A single region of the Elizabethkingia sp. JS20170427COW genome encodes:
- a CDS encoding helix-turn-helix domain-containing protein, which produces MDVNEISFENLPKAVAHLASEIAQIKTMVQNVQKPESKEKRIPIGIDEVSRIIGKAKPTIYTLVRQRKIPCYKNGKKLYFFEEEILEWISKGKKENHTGN; this is translated from the coding sequence ATGGACGTAAATGAAATCTCTTTTGAAAACCTACCTAAAGCAGTCGCACACTTAGCAAGCGAAATTGCTCAAATTAAAACAATGGTTCAGAATGTACAAAAACCTGAATCTAAAGAAAAACGCATTCCTATTGGTATTGATGAAGTAAGCCGAATAATAGGAAAAGCAAAACCTACCATTTACACGCTTGTAAGACAACGAAAAATCCCTTGTTACAAGAATGGGAAGAAACTGTATTTTTTTGAAGAGGAAATTTTAGAATGGATTTCCAAAGGGAAAAAAGAAAACCATACAGGAAATTGA
- a CDS encoding site-specific integrase — protein MKQLSKTKVTVRLRKAEDRKEWYVYIESYPVQVSGKKTPQRIREYLNRVVTTVEWDKKRTARTDAEGTKSYKPKRNDNGIIVCKSENDREIMLYADGVRKLRQKEYDNIDLYSDTESLLVEQREKGQDNFIEYIAKAGAKRHAKSSKSIQTNWNRTKEFLKNYAGDNLVFSQIDTKMVEDFKLFLLSAPLGGNRKGTISRNTAATYFSIFKAALKQAFIDGYLTVDISSKIKGIPEQDSRREYLTIEELNTLASTPCEKEVLKRAALFSALTGLRHSDIQKLRWKEISIEDGSVKLHFTQKKTKGVEYMPISQQAFQLCGEPRLPEQLVFEDLTDPSWISRPLKKWVESANIKKNITFHCFRHTFATLQLSNGTDIYTVSKMLGHTNVKTTQIYAKVVDEKKNKASEAIQLEFLKDKP, from the coding sequence ATGAAACAACTATCGAAAACAAAAGTAACTGTACGCCTTCGAAAAGCAGAAGACCGAAAAGAATGGTACGTTTATATAGAGAGTTATCCTGTACAGGTTTCCGGAAAGAAAACTCCTCAAAGAATCCGTGAATATTTGAATAGGGTTGTAACAACGGTAGAGTGGGATAAAAAAAGAACTGCCCGTACAGATGCAGAGGGTACAAAATCCTACAAACCTAAACGGAATGATAATGGAATAATTGTATGTAAAAGTGAAAATGACCGCGAAATAATGTTGTATGCAGACGGAGTTCGTAAACTTCGTCAAAAAGAATACGATAACATTGATTTATACAGTGATACCGAGAGTTTATTAGTTGAACAGAGAGAAAAAGGACAAGATAATTTTATTGAATACATCGCAAAAGCAGGAGCTAAAAGACACGCTAAAAGTTCAAAATCTATTCAAACTAATTGGAATCGAACTAAAGAGTTTTTGAAAAATTATGCCGGAGATAATTTGGTGTTTTCCCAAATTGATACCAAAATGGTGGAAGACTTCAAACTCTTTTTATTATCAGCTCCACTTGGCGGAAATAGAAAAGGAACTATTTCTCGCAATACCGCAGCTACTTATTTTTCTATTTTTAAAGCTGCTTTGAAACAGGCATTTATTGATGGATATTTAACCGTTGATATATCTTCAAAAATAAAGGGTATTCCGGAACAGGACTCAAGACGTGAATATCTGACCATTGAAGAACTAAATACATTGGCGTCAACTCCTTGTGAAAAAGAGGTTCTTAAAAGAGCAGCACTTTTCTCTGCTCTTACAGGTTTAAGGCATTCTGATATTCAGAAACTCCGTTGGAAAGAGATAAGTATAGAAGACGGTTCGGTTAAATTACATTTTACACAGAAAAAGACAAAAGGCGTTGAATATATGCCTATTTCTCAACAGGCTTTTCAGCTTTGTGGAGAACCACGACTTCCTGAACAACTTGTTTTCGAGGATTTGACAGATCCATCGTGGATATCACGTCCACTTAAAAAATGGGTTGAATCAGCGAATATTAAGAAGAACATTACGTTCCATTGCTTCCGTCATACATTTGCAACACTGCAATTATCGAACGGAACAGACATTTATACGGTTAGTAAAATGTTGGGGCATACCAACGTGAAAACGACTCAAATCTATGCTAAGGTGGTGGACGAGAAGAAAAATAAAGCTTCGGAAGCAATACAATTAGAATTTTTAAAGGACAAGCCATAA
- a CDS encoding helix-turn-helix domain-containing protein — protein MERLKKQCLVCDEQFIPKKVTSVYCSDKCSKKGYKQKMLQLKKEEKLKALIDKIPEERLFISVPEATLLFGIAKTTLYRLVRQGKIPAINLGTRLVRIDRKVMEEMFPLSQIPPEVKAQPKKKLYSLEKEDCYSIGEIAKRFQISESTVYKHIRKYSIPTRQMGKYVYAPKIEIDNLYNGNNFI, from the coding sequence ATGGAAAGATTAAAAAAGCAATGTCTTGTCTGTGATGAACAATTTATTCCCAAAAAAGTAACTTCTGTTTATTGTTCAGATAAATGCAGTAAAAAAGGGTATAAACAAAAGATGTTACAGCTTAAGAAAGAAGAGAAGTTGAAAGCATTGATAGATAAAATACCTGAGGAGCGGTTGTTTATTTCTGTTCCGGAAGCAACCTTATTATTTGGTATTGCTAAGACTACTCTTTATAGGCTTGTTCGCCAAGGAAAAATTCCGGCAATCAATTTGGGAACTCGTCTTGTAAGAATTGACCGTAAAGTTATGGAAGAAATGTTTCCACTTTCTCAAATCCCACCAGAGGTCAAAGCTCAGCCGAAGAAAAAATTATACAGTCTTGAAAAAGAAGATTGCTATTCTATTGGCGAAATAGCTAAGAGGTTTCAAATATCAGAAAGTACTGTTTACAAACATATCAGAAAATATTCAATTCCGACCAGACAGATGGGAAAGTATGTATATGCTCCAAAAATAGAAATTGATAACCTGTATAACGGAAATAATTTTATATGA
- the dnaK gene encoding molecular chaperone DnaK produces MSKIIGIDLGTTNSCVAVMEGKDPVVIPNAEGKRTTPSIVAFTEDGERKVGDPAKRQAVTNPTKTVYSIKRFIGTHFKQDAAEISRVPYQVVSGPNDTVKVKIEDREYTPQEISAMTLQKMKKTAEDYLGQEVTRAVITVPAYFNDAQRQATKEAGEIAGLKVERIINEPTAAALAYGLDKANKDQKIAVYDLGGGTFDISILDLGDGVFEVLSTNGDTHLGGDDFDDVIINWMADEFKAEEGVDLKADAIALQRLKEAAEKAKIELSSSSQTEINLPYITATATGPKHLVKTLTRAKFEQLSADLVRRSMEPCKKALQDAGVSVSEIDEVILVGGSTRIPVIQEEVEKFFGKKPSKGVNPDEVVAIGAAIQGGVLTGDVKDVLLLDVTPLSLGIETMGSVFTKLIDANTTIPTRKSEVFSTAADNQPAVSIRVGQGERPMFNDNKEIGKFDLTDIPPAPRGVPQIEVTFDIDANGILSVSAKDKGTGKEQSIKIQASSGLSDDEIERMKREAQENADADARRKEEADVFNKADGLIFQTEKQLKEFGDKLSADKKSAIENAAAELKTAFEAKDLEATKTKTEALDAAWMAASEEMYAQGQQAQPGAEQAQAQGNDNVQDADFEEVK; encoded by the coding sequence ATGAGCAAAATAATCGGAATAGACTTAGGTACTACCAACTCTTGTGTTGCTGTAATGGAGGGTAAAGACCCTGTAGTAATCCCTAATGCAGAAGGAAAAAGAACAACTCCATCTATTGTAGCTTTTACAGAAGATGGCGAAAGAAAAGTAGGTGATCCTGCAAAAAGACAAGCGGTAACTAACCCTACTAAAACGGTTTACTCTATTAAGAGATTTATCGGTACCCACTTTAAACAAGATGCGGCTGAAATTTCTAGAGTACCTTACCAAGTAGTATCAGGACCTAATGATACTGTAAAAGTAAAAATTGAAGATAGAGAATATACTCCACAAGAAATCTCTGCAATGACACTTCAAAAAATGAAGAAAACTGCTGAAGATTACTTAGGACAAGAAGTTACCAGAGCGGTAATCACTGTACCTGCTTACTTTAACGATGCCCAAAGACAAGCAACTAAAGAAGCTGGAGAAATTGCAGGTCTTAAAGTTGAAAGAATTATTAACGAACCTACTGCTGCAGCTTTAGCATATGGTTTGGACAAAGCTAATAAAGATCAAAAAATTGCTGTTTACGACTTAGGTGGTGGTACTTTCGATATCTCTATCTTGGATCTTGGTGATGGCGTTTTTGAAGTACTTTCTACCAATGGTGATACTCACTTAGGTGGGGATGACTTTGATGATGTAATCATCAACTGGATGGCAGATGAATTTAAAGCTGAAGAAGGCGTAGATTTAAAAGCTGATGCTATCGCTCTTCAAAGATTAAAAGAAGCTGCAGAGAAAGCAAAAATTGAATTGTCTTCATCTTCTCAAACTGAAATCAACTTACCTTATATTACTGCTACTGCTACAGGACCTAAGCACTTGGTAAAAACTTTAACAAGAGCTAAATTCGAGCAACTTTCTGCAGACTTGGTAAGAAGATCTATGGAGCCTTGTAAAAAAGCTCTTCAAGATGCAGGAGTTTCAGTTTCTGAAATCGATGAGGTAATCCTAGTAGGTGGTTCTACCAGAATCCCTGTAATCCAAGAAGAAGTAGAAAAATTCTTTGGTAAAAAACCTTCTAAAGGAGTTAACCCAGACGAAGTAGTTGCCATTGGTGCAGCTATCCAAGGTGGGGTATTAACAGGAGATGTTAAAGATGTATTATTGCTAGATGTAACTCCGCTTTCTTTAGGTATTGAGACTATGGGATCTGTATTCACTAAGTTGATTGATGCCAATACTACTATCCCTACAAGAAAATCTGAAGTTTTCTCTACTGCAGCAGATAACCAACCTGCGGTAAGCATTAGAGTAGGACAAGGGGAAAGACCAATGTTCAACGATAATAAAGAGATTGGTAAATTCGACCTTACTGACATCCCACCAGCACCAAGAGGAGTTCCTCAAATTGAAGTAACTTTTGATATCGATGCCAATGGTATCTTGAGCGTTTCTGCTAAGGATAAAGGTACAGGTAAAGAGCAATCTATCAAAATCCAAGCTTCTTCAGGACTTTCTGATGACGAAATCGAAAGAATGAAGAGAGAAGCTCAAGAAAATGCAGATGCAGATGCTAGAAGAAAAGAGGAAGCTGACGTATTTAACAAAGCAGATGGATTAATCTTCCAAACTGAAAAACAATTGAAAGAATTTGGAGATAAACTTTCTGCAGATAAAAAATCAGCAATCGAAAACGCAGCTGCTGAATTGAAAACTGCTTTTGAAGCAAAAGACCTAGAAGCTACAAAAACAAAAACAGAAGCTTTAGATGCTGCTTGGATGGCTGCTTCTGAGGAAATGTACGCTCAAGGACAGCAAGCTCAACCAGGAGCAGAACAAGCTCAAGCGCAAGGAAACGATAATGTACAAGATGCTGACTTCGAAGAAGTGAAGTAA
- the ppk1 gene encoding polyphosphate kinase 1 gives MPLYNARDISWLSFNARVLQEAKDPNVPLPLRIKFLGIFSNNLDEFFRVRVAGLKRAMELNSKITAESFFEEPQHILDKINTLVITQQDNFNAIWEGILQEMKLQNVYISTHLDLNYQQKIFVRDYFDEEVESNVIPILLDENKSMPFLQDKSLYIGIAMWKKNSHHNKKFAIIEVPTRSNGRFTILPSTSTETNVILLEDIIIENLPHIFSYFGFDQFSAHCFKVTKDAEFDLDNDVRTSFVEKITKGLKNRRKGKPTRFVFDKEIDEDLLIFLIRKLNLSKKDSIIPGQKIHNFKHFMDFPNVFKNHIQPEERSSFIHPELLNQGRVTDVILNKDVLLNFPYHSFVSVIDLLREAAMDPHVTTIHITAYRLASNSKIANALINAVRNGKEVVVMLELRARFDEEANIYWKEKFEEEGVKVLVGIPNKKVHAKLCIIKKRVKDKMTQYGFVSTGNFNEKTAKVYGDTMLMTSNPIIMADINRVFSVLKNPKRDPILALEKCKNLMVCPQLMREKIEKYIDKEIEEAKAGRKAEMIIKVNSLSDKELIKKLYEAAEAGVDIKLIIRGIFCAVNQKSFKKKIHAISIVDEYLEHARIMYFHHGGKDSIYISSADWMTRNLDYRIEAAVKINDKKLKRELLDILELQLRDNVKSRNIGKNLKNTYYKNDEKPFRSQIEIYNYLKTKSEK, from the coding sequence ATGCCTTTGTATAACGCTAGAGATATATCGTGGCTTTCCTTCAATGCTAGAGTGTTGCAAGAAGCCAAGGATCCCAATGTACCGTTACCATTAAGAATCAAATTCTTAGGGATTTTTTCTAATAATTTAGATGAGTTTTTCCGAGTGAGAGTTGCTGGGTTAAAACGAGCTATGGAACTCAATTCCAAGATTACCGCCGAATCTTTTTTTGAAGAACCTCAACATATCTTAGATAAAATCAACACATTAGTCATCACCCAACAAGATAACTTTAATGCCATATGGGAAGGAATTTTACAAGAAATGAAACTACAAAATGTTTACATTTCCACTCACTTAGATCTCAATTACCAACAAAAAATATTCGTCCGAGATTACTTTGATGAAGAGGTAGAATCTAATGTAATTCCTATCCTTCTAGACGAAAACAAAAGCATGCCTTTTTTACAAGACAAAAGCTTGTACATTGGCATTGCCATGTGGAAAAAAAACAGCCATCACAATAAAAAGTTTGCCATTATCGAAGTCCCTACTCGGTCCAATGGGAGATTTACCATACTGCCTTCTACAAGTACCGAAACCAATGTTATCCTTTTAGAAGATATTATTATTGAAAACCTCCCTCATATTTTCTCTTACTTTGGCTTTGATCAATTTAGTGCGCATTGTTTTAAAGTTACTAAAGATGCCGAATTCGACTTGGACAATGATGTACGAACCAGTTTTGTAGAAAAAATAACCAAAGGACTTAAAAACCGCAGAAAAGGAAAACCTACCCGATTTGTTTTCGATAAAGAAATAGACGAAGATTTGCTAATATTTTTAATTCGGAAACTCAACCTAAGCAAAAAAGATAGTATTATCCCTGGACAAAAAATCCATAATTTCAAACACTTTATGGATTTCCCCAATGTTTTCAAAAACCATATACAGCCTGAAGAGCGCAGCTCATTTATTCATCCTGAGCTCCTCAACCAAGGCCGTGTTACAGATGTTATTTTAAACAAAGATGTACTGCTCAATTTCCCGTACCATTCCTTTGTTTCAGTAATCGATCTCCTTCGGGAAGCTGCAATGGATCCTCATGTAACCACCATACATATTACGGCGTATCGCTTGGCTTCTAACTCCAAAATTGCCAATGCCCTTATCAACGCTGTAAGAAATGGAAAGGAAGTGGTGGTAATGCTCGAATTAAGAGCCCGATTTGATGAAGAGGCTAATATCTACTGGAAGGAAAAATTTGAAGAAGAAGGGGTAAAAGTTTTAGTAGGAATTCCGAATAAAAAAGTACATGCCAAATTGTGCATTATCAAAAAAAGAGTAAAGGATAAAATGACACAATATGGCTTTGTCAGCACTGGAAACTTCAATGAAAAGACGGCAAAAGTATATGGTGACACCATGTTGATGACCTCCAACCCTATTATCATGGCAGATATCAACAGGGTTTTCAGTGTTTTAAAAAATCCTAAAAGAGATCCTATCCTAGCGCTGGAAAAATGTAAGAACCTTATGGTATGTCCCCAACTAATGAGGGAAAAAATCGAAAAATACATCGATAAAGAAATAGAAGAAGCTAAAGCTGGGCGCAAAGCCGAAATGATTATTAAAGTGAATTCCCTTAGTGATAAAGAGCTTATTAAAAAACTATATGAAGCTGCAGAAGCTGGTGTAGATATAAAACTTATTATACGAGGAATCTTTTGTGCCGTTAACCAAAAAAGCTTCAAGAAAAAAATACATGCCATTAGCATCGTAGATGAATATTTGGAACATGCGAGAATTATGTATTTCCATCATGGGGGAAAAGATTCTATCTATATTTCTTCTGCCGATTGGATGACACGAAACTTAGACTACCGCATAGAAGCAGCAGTAAAAATTAACGATAAAAAACTAAAAAGAGAACTCCTCGATATTTTAGAATTACAACTTCGGGACAATGTAAAGTCCAGAAATATTGGAAAGAACCTCAAAAACACTTATTATAAAAATGATGAGAAGCCTTTCCGCTCTCAAATAGAAATTTACAACTATCTAAAAACAAAATCTGAGAAATGA
- a CDS encoding exopolyphosphatase has translation MRIAAIDIGSNAARLLINEVVTDASGQARFTKLNLLRIPLRLGMDVFQKGEIGTEREKMVLQSMKVFRSLMDIYNIQHYRACATSAMRDARNGSNIIKKVHKTANIKIEIISGDEEASLIYENHIADSMDDQYGYLYIDVGGGSTELMYYENKKLLYKRSFNIGTIRILQDLVNDFHWDELKKEIQQKILGDKPIIAIGSGGNINKIFSLSKTKDKKPMTAHYLKTVYKEILPLSVPERMVKYNIREDRADVMIPALQIFNKVMQWGKINQIYVPKISVADGLIQSIYKKLNQHS, from the coding sequence ATGAGAATTGCAGCAATTGATATAGGAAGTAATGCCGCCCGACTCCTCATTAACGAAGTAGTTACCGATGCCTCTGGGCAGGCAAGATTCACCAAACTTAACCTTTTAAGAATCCCTCTTAGGCTGGGGATGGATGTTTTCCAAAAAGGAGAAATTGGTACGGAAAGAGAAAAAATGGTCTTACAATCCATGAAGGTATTTAGAAGCCTAATGGACATTTACAACATTCAACACTACCGTGCTTGTGCTACTTCTGCCATGAGGGATGCAAGAAACGGTAGCAACATCATCAAAAAAGTTCATAAAACAGCCAACATTAAAATAGAAATCATTTCTGGAGATGAAGAAGCGTCCCTTATCTATGAAAATCATATTGCTGATAGTATGGACGACCAATATGGCTACTTATATATTGATGTAGGAGGAGGAAGCACCGAGTTGATGTATTATGAGAATAAAAAACTTCTTTATAAAAGATCCTTCAACATAGGAACTATCCGTATTCTACAAGATTTGGTAAATGATTTCCACTGGGATGAACTCAAGAAAGAAATTCAGCAAAAAATCCTAGGTGACAAACCTATTATCGCCATTGGATCTGGAGGTAATATTAATAAAATCTTTTCCCTTAGTAAGACTAAGGATAAAAAACCAATGACCGCCCATTATCTAAAAACGGTTTACAAAGAAATCCTCCCTTTATCCGTTCCTGAGAGAATGGTGAAATATAATATTAGAGAAGACCGTGCCGATGTAATGATCCCTGCATTACAAATCTTTAACAAAGTAATGCAATGGGGAAAAATTAATCAGATTTACGTTCCTAAGATTTCGGTAGCTGATGGGCTTATCCAATCTATTTATAAAAAATTAAATCAACACTCTTAA
- a CDS encoding ABC transporter ATP-binding protein: protein MNKISTGNIVLRLLRIGMKYKTWFISAFVISILLALASIYRPILSMNIVDDDIIKQKDFNLLMKDIYLLIGLVFAETILNFGLVYLSNFISQYVIRDIRVKLYQKLIYFKTSFFDKTAIGNLVTRAVGDVETIATVYTDGFLMIFGDVLRVALIMIAMFQVNVKLSFIAVAILPIMIVVTRFFQKKLKKAFGDERALTASQNSFVQERLSGISLIQVFNRQQAEFDKFEDINSRLKKALLRTVFFFSLFFPVVELISSVSIGLIILYGGYNAVSGHDISPGQVIAFIQFISMLIRPLRQIADRFNNIQRGLVGAERVLGVMDENIAMPNEGTIVKDKVKGDIEFQNVYFSYDEKQEVLKGISFKVNSGESIAIVGATGAGKSTIITLITRLYDINAGEILLDGTPIKDYELYQLRSKIGVVLQDVFLFHGTIYENLTLGDNIPLDTIRKAAEDIGIDDFIMKLPGGYDFVVSERGSSMSLGQRQLLSFLRVYISNPGILILDEATSSIDTESEKLIQKATEKITQNRTSIIIAHRLSTIVNADKIIVMEHGKIVEEGKHEELLQQHGYYSTLYKAQLSAQVSE from the coding sequence ATGAATAAGATAAGTACAGGAAATATTGTTCTTCGTTTACTACGCATAGGGATGAAGTATAAAACATGGTTTATCTCTGCATTTGTCATTTCTATTTTGCTAGCTCTTGCTTCTATTTATCGTCCTATTTTATCGATGAATATTGTAGATGATGATATCATCAAGCAAAAAGACTTCAACCTATTGATGAAGGATATTTATCTTTTGATAGGTTTGGTGTTCGCAGAAACTATTCTGAATTTTGGATTGGTATATCTTTCTAATTTTATCTCTCAATATGTGATTCGGGATATCCGAGTGAAGTTATACCAGAAGTTGATTTATTTTAAAACTTCTTTCTTTGATAAGACAGCAATAGGTAATTTGGTTACCCGTGCAGTGGGGGATGTAGAAACCATAGCAACGGTATATACCGATGGTTTTTTGATGATTTTTGGAGATGTACTAAGGGTTGCTCTTATTATGATTGCGATGTTTCAGGTGAATGTGAAGCTTAGCTTTATTGCTGTGGCCATTCTTCCTATTATGATTGTGGTTACCCGATTTTTTCAAAAAAAATTAAAGAAAGCTTTTGGAGATGAGAGGGCTTTAACCGCCTCACAAAATAGTTTTGTTCAGGAAAGGCTTTCTGGGATTTCTCTTATTCAGGTTTTTAATAGGCAACAAGCGGAGTTTGACAAATTTGAAGATATCAACAGCCGATTGAAGAAGGCTCTTTTAAGAACGGTATTTTTCTTTTCTTTATTTTTTCCCGTTGTAGAACTTATTTCATCTGTATCCATAGGTTTAATTATCTTGTATGGAGGTTATAATGCGGTTTCGGGGCATGATATTTCTCCAGGGCAGGTAATTGCATTTATCCAGTTTATCAGTATGTTGATTCGCCCACTTCGCCAGATTGCGGATAGATTTAACAATATCCAAAGAGGACTGGTGGGAGCGGAGAGAGTATTGGGGGTTATGGATGAAAATATAGCCATGCCTAATGAAGGGACTATCGTAAAAGATAAGGTAAAGGGAGATATAGAGTTTCAGAATGTTTATTTCTCGTATGATGAAAAGCAAGAAGTATTGAAGGGAATTAGTTTTAAAGTTAACTCTGGAGAATCTATTGCAATTGTAGGAGCAACAGGAGCTGGGAAATCCACTATTATAACATTAATTACGAGACTTTATGATATCAATGCAGGAGAGATATTGCTAGATGGTACACCTATAAAAGATTATGAGCTTTACCAATTGAGAAGTAAAATAGGTGTGGTACTTCAGGATGTATTTTTATTTCATGGGACAATTTATGAAAACCTTACTTTGGGAGATAATATACCTTTAGATACCATTCGTAAAGCGGCGGAAGATATAGGGATTGATGATTTTATTATGAAACTCCCTGGAGGTTATGATTTTGTGGTGAGCGAGAGAGGCTCTTCCATGTCATTAGGACAAAGGCAATTGTTATCATTTTTAAGAGTGTATATTAGCAATCCTGGGATTTTGATTTTGGATGAAGCAACCTCCTCCATTGATACAGAAAGCGAAAAACTCATCCAAAAGGCAACTGAAAAAATTACCCAAAACAGGACGTCTATTATCATTGCCCATAGGTTGTCAACCATTGTAAATGCGGATAAGATTATTGTGATGGAGCATGGTAAGATTGTAGAAGAAGGGAAGCATGAAGAGCTTCTTCAGCAACATGGATATTACTCCACCTTATATAAAGCACAGTTAAGTGCTCAAGTTTCAGAATAA
- the truA gene encoding tRNA pseudouridine(38-40) synthase TruA, translating into MRIENLDKNTNKSRYFIAFSYNGASFFGFQIQPNEISVQETMEKAMSTLLREEIKIVGAGRTDTGVHAKKIYAHFEIEKPLPTDLVKRLNSFLPPSIAVKEIFSVPSDMHARFSALYRTYEYYISPVKDPFTENSAWQYWRKPLDVAAMNEACKILFQYRDFTSFAKLHADTKTNICEIKKAYWEEQNGVLKFTISADRFLRNMVRAIVGTMVEVGSGKIQPKDLHNIIEKKHRNAAGTSAPAHGLYLVDVGYNFEH; encoded by the coding sequence TTGCGTATCGAAAATTTAGACAAAAATACAAACAAATCCCGCTATTTTATAGCTTTTTCCTATAATGGGGCATCGTTTTTTGGGTTTCAGATACAGCCCAATGAGATTAGCGTGCAAGAAACCATGGAGAAAGCTATGAGTACTTTGCTACGAGAAGAGATAAAAATCGTGGGTGCAGGCCGTACCGATACCGGAGTGCATGCTAAAAAGATTTATGCTCATTTTGAGATAGAAAAGCCCCTTCCTACTGATTTGGTGAAAAGGCTGAATAGTTTTTTGCCTCCTAGCATAGCGGTAAAAGAAATTTTTTCTGTTCCCTCGGATATGCATGCCCGTTTCAGTGCTTTGTATAGAACCTACGAGTATTACATTTCCCCAGTAAAAGATCCATTTACGGAAAACTCTGCTTGGCAATATTGGAGAAAGCCATTGGATGTTGCTGCGATGAATGAGGCTTGTAAAATACTTTTTCAGTATCGTGATTTTACCAGTTTTGCAAAATTACACGCCGATACCAAAACCAATATTTGCGAAATAAAAAAAGCTTATTGGGAAGAACAAAATGGAGTCCTGAAGTTTACGATTTCGGCAGATAGGTTCTTAAGAAATATGGTAAGAGCAATTGTAGGAACAATGGTGGAGGTAGGTTCGGGGAAAATACAACCTAAAGACTTGCATAATATCATTGAGAAAAAGCATAGAAATGCAGCAGGGACTTCCGCACCCGCACATGGCTTGTATTTGGTAGATGTTGGATATAATTTTGAGCATTAA
- a CDS encoding metallophosphoesterase yields the protein MKKILLLSDSHSYIDDRILAYAKNVDEIWHCGDFGSMEVIDELRKIKPLRGVYGNIDAVEIQKEFPETLHFKCEEVSVLMIHIGGYPGKYTPLTKKELAKNKPQLFISGHSHILKVMMDQKNNILHMNPGACGKVGWHKVRTMLRFSIEGKDIKDLEVIELDSK from the coding sequence ATGAAAAAAATATTATTACTTTCCGATTCTCATTCCTATATCGATGATAGAATCCTTGCTTATGCTAAAAATGTTGATGAAATTTGGCATTGTGGCGATTTCGGAAGTATGGAAGTTATTGATGAATTGCGAAAAATAAAACCCTTACGCGGAGTATATGGCAATATAGATGCTGTAGAAATACAAAAAGAATTTCCCGAAACCTTACACTTTAAGTGCGAAGAGGTTTCTGTATTAATGATTCATATCGGTGGATATCCTGGGAAATATACTCCTTTAACCAAAAAGGAATTAGCGAAAAACAAACCTCAGCTTTTTATTTCAGGGCACTCTCATATTCTGAAAGTAATGATGGATCAAAAGAACAACATTCTTCATATGAACCCTGGAGCTTGCGGCAAAGTAGGATGGCACAAAGTACGAACGATGCTAAGATTTAGCATTGAGGGAAAGGATATTAAAGATTTAGAAGTAATAGAATTAGATTCAAAATAA
- a CDS encoding Smr/MutS family protein, translated as MKIGDWITLVDEDLKAKIIAKKGEVLTVEDEYGFEHQFFTTEVIKIEPTLYDQTPIITKKEPEKKVSKKNKREILALDLHFDKLVDNPLEYSSWERLFIQKQKLQDTLDFCRQHRIRELEVIHGIGDGVLQEMVLEVLKGQMDVEYEEGNFFKHHTGSIMVRIKK; from the coding sequence ATGAAAATTGGAGATTGGATTACCTTAGTAGATGAAGATTTAAAAGCTAAAATTATCGCAAAAAAAGGTGAAGTGCTTACAGTGGAAGATGAATATGGCTTCGAGCACCAGTTCTTTACCACTGAAGTAATCAAAATAGAACCTACCCTCTATGATCAAACCCCTATTATCACTAAAAAAGAACCAGAAAAAAAAGTTTCAAAGAAAAATAAAAGAGAAATCCTTGCGCTAGACCTACACTTCGATAAATTAGTAGACAATCCTTTAGAATACTCTTCTTGGGAACGCTTATTCATACAAAAGCAAAAACTACAAGACACCCTAGATTTTTGCCGACAGCATCGTATAAGAGAATTGGAAGTTATCCACGGCATTGGTGATGGAGTTTTACAAGAAATGGTTTTAGAAGTCCTAAAAGGGCAAATGGATGTAGAATATGAAGAAGGTAATTTCTTTAAACACCATACAGGATCCATTATGGTTAGAATAAAAAAATAG